A part of Nocardioides plantarum genomic DNA contains:
- a CDS encoding class I SAM-dependent DNA methyltransferase: protein MTKQAAIATHRSQVAPLSPAPGDETLLSPAFLEHFAAPYEIFWEGAASDGALDQLHEAAADPWGVDRRWYERRKRDLLLAMLPRERFRRTIEVGSSTGALAAVLAERSDDLVALDASPTAVAAARERLPRADVRLAAVPDEWPEGEADLVVVSEVGYFLSPLALEGLATRILSTLTPDGVVVLCHWRHPVVGWPLDGATVHATLRSAGLPPVVAEYADRDVELLVLADPGLLPDPHE, encoded by the coding sequence GTGACCAAGCAGGCCGCCATCGCGACGCACCGCTCGCAGGTGGCTCCCCTGTCGCCCGCGCCCGGCGACGAGACGCTGCTGTCGCCGGCCTTCCTGGAGCACTTCGCGGCGCCGTACGAGATCTTCTGGGAGGGCGCCGCGTCCGACGGCGCCCTCGACCAGCTGCACGAGGCCGCGGCCGACCCGTGGGGCGTCGACCGGCGGTGGTACGAGCGGCGCAAGCGCGACCTGCTGCTGGCGATGCTGCCCCGCGAGCGGTTCCGGCGGACGATCGAGGTGGGCTCCTCGACCGGCGCGCTCGCCGCCGTCCTCGCCGAGCGGAGCGACGACCTCGTCGCCCTCGACGCCAGCCCCACCGCGGTGGCGGCGGCCCGCGAGCGCCTGCCGCGGGCCGACGTACGCCTCGCCGCGGTGCCGGACGAGTGGCCCGAGGGCGAGGCCGACCTGGTCGTCGTGAGCGAGGTCGGCTACTTCCTCAGTCCCCTCGCGCTCGAGGGCCTCGCCACCCGGATCCTGTCGACGCTGACCCCCGACGGCGTGGTCGTGCTGTGCCACTGGCGCCACCCGGTCGTCGGCTGGCCGCTCGACGGCGCCACGGTCCATGCGACGCTGCGCTCGGCGGGCCTCCCACCCGTCGTCGCCGAGTACGCCGACCGCGACGTCGAGCTGCTGGTGCTGGCCGACCCCGGCCTGCTCCCCGACCCCCACGAATGA
- a CDS encoding PIG-L deacetylase family protein, whose product MVSFAHDEAGTPAETWRHALLGLDLPVLDLPVLEVAAPTTRVVVLAAHPDDETLGAGGLVARAHLAGLEVAVVVATRGERCHPRSPTHSPEQLGALRERELEDALDVLSPGTRAEQLGLADGGVSDHEADLVARVVDLVGDGRHTLLVAPWRGDGHPDHEAVGRAAATAAARNRRPAAGVPGLVLALGHT is encoded by the coding sequence GTGGTGAGCTTCGCCCACGACGAGGCCGGCACCCCGGCCGAGACCTGGCGCCACGCGCTGCTCGGCCTCGACCTGCCCGTGCTCGACCTGCCCGTGCTCGAGGTGGCCGCGCCGACGACCCGCGTCGTGGTCCTGGCGGCCCACCCGGACGACGAGACGCTCGGCGCCGGGGGGCTGGTCGCCCGCGCCCACCTGGCCGGGCTCGAGGTCGCGGTCGTCGTGGCGACCCGCGGCGAGCGCTGCCACCCGCGCTCCCCGACCCATAGCCCGGAGCAGCTCGGCGCGCTGCGCGAGCGCGAGCTCGAGGACGCGCTCGACGTGCTCTCGCCCGGCACCCGGGCCGAGCAGCTCGGCCTGGCCGACGGCGGCGTGAGCGACCATGAGGCCGACCTGGTCGCCCGCGTCGTCGACCTCGTCGGCGACGGGCGGCACACGCTGCTCGTGGCACCGTGGCGCGGCGACGGCCATCCCGACCACGAGGCGGTCGGCCGCGCCGCGGCCACCGCGGCGGCGCGCAACCGGCGCCCGGCTGCTGGAGTACCCGGTCTGGTTCTGGCACTGGGGCACACCTGA
- a CDS encoding acyl-CoA dehydrogenase, with product MADPVAAPVLLSSGRPASDRLPGVAAAAHDLIGADVRAAVAWGAELGAWVPDPGSGRTLLRWEVLASVAAQDLTVARAVEPHLDAIAILHEHGDPTPTGSTWGVYAAEGPPPRLEAVGATHSTDGGWVLSGRKPWCSLAGVVSHALVTAWVEPTRRGLFAVDLRAPGIVVEDGVWAPRGLTAITSTALLVDDVPARAVGGPGWYLERPGFAWGGIGVAAVWYGGAVGVARRLLGAAQRREPDQVGLMHLGVVDTALTSARAVLREAAAVVDAGDVTGAAAALLAGRVRNVVAAAAETVLTEVGHALGPAPLSQESDHAARVADLTLYLRQHHATRDAAASGRLVVQALGDGTGVLPW from the coding sequence GTGGCCGACCCCGTGGCTGCCCCCGTGCTCCTCTCGTCCGGGCGCCCTGCGTCGGACCGGCTTCCCGGTGTCGCCGCCGCGGCCCACGACCTGATCGGGGCCGACGTCCGCGCCGCGGTCGCGTGGGGGGCCGAGCTCGGCGCCTGGGTGCCCGACCCCGGATCGGGTCGGACCCTGCTGCGCTGGGAGGTGCTGGCCTCCGTCGCGGCGCAGGACCTCACCGTGGCCCGGGCCGTCGAGCCGCACCTCGACGCGATCGCGATCCTGCACGAGCACGGCGACCCGACCCCGACGGGCAGCACGTGGGGCGTCTACGCCGCCGAGGGGCCGCCACCGCGGCTCGAGGCGGTCGGCGCGACCCACTCGACCGACGGGGGCTGGGTGCTCTCGGGACGCAAGCCGTGGTGCTCCCTGGCCGGGGTCGTCTCCCACGCGCTGGTGACGGCATGGGTCGAGCCCACCCGTCGCGGCCTGTTCGCGGTCGACCTGCGGGCCCCCGGGATCGTGGTCGAGGACGGCGTCTGGGCCCCCCGTGGGCTGACGGCGATCACCTCGACCGCCCTGCTCGTCGACGACGTGCCGGCCCGGGCGGTGGGCGGCCCGGGGTGGTACCTCGAGCGGCCCGGCTTCGCCTGGGGCGGCATCGGCGTGGCCGCGGTCTGGTACGGCGGTGCCGTCGGCGTCGCCCGCCGCCTGCTCGGCGCCGCGCAGCGGCGCGAGCCCGACCAGGTCGGCCTGATGCACCTCGGCGTCGTCGACACCGCCCTCACCTCGGCCCGCGCCGTGCTGCGCGAGGCGGCGGCCGTCGTGGACGCCGGCGACGTCACCGGCGCGGCGGCCGCGCTGCTGGCCGGGCGGGTGCGCAACGTGGTCGCCGCGGCCGCGGAGACCGTGCTCACCGAGGTCGGCCACGCGCTGGGACCCGCTCCGTTGAGCCAGGAGAGCGACCACGCCGCCCGCGTCGCCGACCTCACCCTCTACCTGCGTCAGCACCACGCCACGCGCGACGCCGCGGCCTCGGGCCGCCTGGTGGTGCAGGCCCTGGGCGACGGGACCGGGGTCCTGCCGTGGTGA
- a CDS encoding NAD-dependent epimerase/dehydratase family protein → MDEHDSKRVLVTGATGYVGSRLVPELVEAGHRVFAASRSESGTEDYPWDDEVETRELDIDDDELVRRAVEGIDTVVYLVHSMESDDFVQQDREAAQRMASACADAGVSQIVYLSGLVPEGELSDHLRSRLEVEQIFLDGDVPAIVLRASMVIGAGSTSYELLRRLSERVPLLTPVPRWMRSSIQPIAIEDVVHLVVRALGAPELNRHYDVGGDEVLTYPQLLGTFAGVAGLWRRRVLVPGIPRWVVGRACAWISRLPVSEVSSLVESLRHDMVCGEDDVRRDLLEDGYRYTGVAEALRRSLDDHGAPGTSERGDVQAAAATDPA, encoded by the coding sequence ATGGACGAGCACGACAGCAAGCGCGTCCTGGTCACCGGAGCGACGGGCTACGTCGGCTCCCGGCTCGTCCCCGAGCTCGTCGAGGCCGGTCACCGCGTCTTCGCGGCCAGCCGCAGCGAGTCCGGCACCGAGGACTACCCGTGGGACGACGAGGTCGAGACGCGCGAGCTCGACATCGACGACGACGAGCTGGTCCGCCGCGCCGTCGAGGGGATCGACACGGTCGTCTACCTCGTGCACTCGATGGAGTCCGACGACTTCGTGCAGCAGGACCGCGAGGCCGCCCAGCGGATGGCGTCGGCCTGCGCCGACGCCGGCGTCTCGCAGATCGTCTACCTGTCCGGGCTCGTGCCCGAGGGCGAGCTCTCCGACCACCTGCGCTCGCGCCTCGAGGTCGAGCAGATCTTCCTCGACGGCGACGTGCCCGCGATCGTGCTGCGCGCCTCCATGGTGATCGGCGCCGGGTCGACGTCGTACGAGCTCCTCCGCCGGCTCAGCGAGCGCGTCCCGCTGCTCACCCCGGTGCCGCGCTGGATGCGCAGCTCGATCCAGCCGATCGCCATCGAGGACGTCGTCCACCTCGTCGTCCGCGCCCTCGGGGCGCCCGAGCTCAACCGGCACTACGACGTCGGTGGCGACGAGGTCCTCACCTACCCGCAGCTGCTGGGCACCTTCGCCGGTGTCGCCGGTCTGTGGCGACGGCGCGTGCTGGTCCCCGGCATCCCGCGGTGGGTCGTCGGCCGGGCGTGCGCCTGGATCAGCCGACTGCCGGTCAGCGAGGTGTCGTCGCTCGTCGAGAGCCTGCGCCACGACATGGTCTGCGGCGAGGACGACGTACGCCGCGACCTGCTCGAGGACGGCTACCGCTACACCGGCGTGGCCGAGGCGCTGCGGCGCTCCCTCGACGACCACGGCGCCCCCGGCACCTCCGAGCGCGGCGACGTGCAGGCCGCCGCGGCCACCGACCCGGCCTGA
- a CDS encoding glycosyltransferase: protein MPDAVTVVHVVVPARDEAALLPGCLRSVARALEHGRRVRPDVTARLTVVLDACVDESATVCREHGVDALEVSAGNVGVARAAGVAHAAALAAAHGVTAEQTWILCTDADSLVPVDWVTDQLEVAEGGSEGGSEGGSEGEGADVVLGRVEPDDTAPPEVVARWHVLHDDGRVGVHGAHLGFRLSAYDAVGGLAPLAEREDLDLVRRLLAAGARYGAARAPVTTSSRLDGRTPGGFAAFLTGLDHPLG, encoded by the coding sequence ATGCCCGACGCCGTCACGGTGGTCCACGTGGTGGTCCCGGCCCGCGACGAGGCAGCGCTGCTGCCCGGCTGCCTGCGGTCCGTGGCCCGCGCGCTGGAGCACGGACGCCGGGTCCGTCCCGACGTGACAGCGCGGCTGACCGTGGTGCTCGACGCGTGCGTCGACGAGAGCGCCACCGTGTGCCGCGAGCACGGCGTGGACGCCCTGGAGGTGAGCGCGGGCAACGTGGGGGTGGCCCGGGCGGCGGGCGTCGCGCACGCCGCCGCGCTCGCCGCGGCCCACGGCGTGACCGCCGAGCAGACCTGGATCCTGTGCACCGACGCCGACTCGCTGGTCCCGGTCGACTGGGTCACCGACCAGCTCGAGGTCGCCGAGGGGGGCAGCGAGGGGGGCAGCGAGGGGGGCAGCGAGGGGGAGGGGGCCGACGTCGTCCTCGGCCGCGTCGAGCCCGACGACACCGCGCCGCCCGAGGTCGTCGCCCGGTGGCACGTGCTGCACGACGACGGCCGGGTGGGGGTGCACGGCGCCCACCTCGGCTTCCGGCTGTCGGCGTACGACGCCGTGGGCGGGCTGGCTCCGCTCGCCGAGCGTGAGGACCTCGACCTGGTCAGGCGGTTGCTCGCCGCCGGGGCCCGGTACGGCGCCGCGCGGGCGCCCGTGACCACCTCGTCGCGCCTCGACGGACGCACGCCGGGCGGGTTCGCGGCGTTCCTCACCGGCCTCGATCACCCCCTGGGGTAG
- a CDS encoding sigma-70 family RNA polymerase sigma factor has translation MPPPADLRLVPSPARPGADQQTSRAERSRLTAELLGRVFATADAAERADLLDRVVVLNCRVADAVASRYRDRGVPLEDLQQAAYEGLVKAVHRFDPAHADDLLTFAVPTIRGEVQRHFRDRSWMVRPPRRVQELQSQTNSVIPAMRDELGREPTDAEVRVRLGIGAAEYAEVVTAFGCFSPSSLDRQVGDDAGSATMGDLLADDGDEHDALEARVLLEPAVRDLGERDQRMLFLRFYEERSQREIADELGLTQAQVSRLLERVLRTLRWAVEPDSRPRSHQGRSA, from the coding sequence ATGCCACCGCCTGCCGACCTGCGTCTCGTCCCGTCACCGGCCCGTCCCGGCGCCGACCAGCAGACCTCGCGCGCCGAGCGGTCCCGGCTGACCGCCGAGCTCCTGGGTCGTGTCTTCGCCACCGCGGACGCGGCTGAGCGCGCCGACCTGCTCGACCGGGTCGTGGTCCTCAACTGCCGGGTCGCCGACGCCGTCGCCTCGCGCTACCGCGACCGCGGAGTTCCCCTGGAGGACCTGCAGCAGGCGGCGTACGAGGGGCTGGTCAAGGCCGTCCACCGCTTCGACCCGGCGCACGCCGACGACCTGCTCACCTTCGCCGTGCCGACGATCCGCGGCGAGGTGCAGCGCCACTTCCGCGACCGGTCGTGGATGGTGCGCCCGCCCCGCCGCGTCCAGGAGCTGCAGTCGCAGACCAACAGCGTCATCCCCGCGATGCGCGACGAGCTCGGCCGGGAGCCCACCGACGCCGAGGTGCGGGTCCGGCTCGGCATCGGCGCCGCGGAGTACGCCGAGGTGGTGACGGCGTTCGGGTGCTTCTCCCCGTCGTCCCTCGACCGCCAGGTCGGCGACGACGCCGGCTCGGCGACCATGGGCGACCTGCTCGCCGACGACGGCGACGAGCACGACGCCCTCGAGGCCCGCGTGCTGCTCGAGCCCGCCGTGCGCGACCTGGGCGAGCGCGACCAGCGGATGCTGTTCCTGCGGTTCTACGAGGAGCGCAGCCAGCGCGAGATCGCCGACGAGCTCGGCCTCACGCAGGCGCAGGTGTCGCGCCTGCTCGAGCGGGTGCTGCGCACGCTGCGCTGGGCCGTCGAGCCCGACAGCCGCCCGCGCAGCCACCAGGGCCGCAGCGCCTGA
- a CDS encoding nucleotidyltransferase domain-containing protein, protein MLAAAGRPLTVGQVASEAARGSEIGIRRSLARLVDQGTVRATLMGRNQVHELNREHVAAQVAVLLAGLRVELWERFRAELRSWKVAPLYAAVFGSAARGDGDVDSDIDLLVVHQVFPGERRPTTARGDLRAQVADAAGAVTLSAADRDADKRWEGQLAELHDRVARWTGNPLQIVDLSFYEWRHPPQEYQPLLSDVRRDGIELVKMRGLKIWPTTSPADG, encoded by the coding sequence GTGCTGGCAGCTGCCGGCCGGCCGCTCACGGTGGGCCAGGTCGCGTCCGAGGCGGCTCGGGGCTCCGAGATCGGCATCCGACGCAGTCTCGCGCGGCTCGTCGATCAGGGCACGGTCCGGGCCACGCTGATGGGACGAAATCAGGTCCATGAGCTCAACCGCGAGCACGTTGCTGCTCAGGTCGCCGTGCTGCTGGCCGGACTGAGAGTCGAGCTGTGGGAGCGGTTCCGGGCCGAGTTGCGGTCCTGGAAGGTCGCTCCGCTCTACGCCGCCGTCTTCGGGTCCGCAGCGCGCGGCGACGGCGACGTCGACAGCGACATCGACCTGCTGGTGGTGCACCAGGTGTTCCCCGGCGAGAGGAGACCGACGACCGCGCGTGGCGACCTGCGAGCCCAGGTCGCTGACGCGGCCGGTGCGGTGACCCTGAGCGCGGCTGATCGAGACGCGGACAAGCGTTGGGAGGGCCAGCTCGCTGAGCTGCACGACCGGGTCGCGCGGTGGACCGGGAACCCCCTGCAGATCGTCGACCTGTCCTTCTACGAATGGCGCCACCCGCCTCAGGAGTATCAGCCGCTGCTGTCCGACGTCCGGCGTGACGGGATCGAGCTGGTCAAGATGCGCGGCCTCAAGATCTGGCCCACAACCTCGCCCGCCGATGGCTAG
- a CDS encoding type 1 glutamine amidotransferase domain-containing protein — MATDLTGKKIAFLVHNSGVEQPELEQPWNDLGRAGAATTLIAPETGEVQAFTNDVEKADTFTAELAVADADVADYDGLVIPGGTTNADALRLDEDAVALVKAFVDAGKPIAAICHGPWLLVEAAVLDGKTLTSYASLETDVRNAGGTWVDEESFTCPANDWTLVTSRDPDDLDAFVEAAAAAFAQ, encoded by the coding sequence ATGGCTACGGACCTCACCGGCAAGAAGATCGCATTCCTCGTCCACAACTCCGGCGTCGAGCAGCCCGAGCTCGAGCAGCCGTGGAACGACCTCGGCCGGGCTGGCGCGGCCACCACGCTGATCGCACCCGAGACGGGTGAGGTGCAGGCGTTCACCAACGACGTCGAGAAGGCCGACACCTTCACCGCCGAGCTGGCGGTGGCCGACGCCGACGTCGCCGACTACGACGGGCTGGTCATCCCCGGCGGCACCACCAACGCCGACGCCCTGCGCCTCGACGAGGACGCGGTCGCGCTGGTCAAGGCGTTCGTCGACGCCGGCAAGCCGATCGCGGCGATCTGCCACGGCCCCTGGCTCCTGGTCGAGGCCGCCGTCCTCGACGGCAAGACGCTGACGTCCTACGCCTCCCTCGAGACCGACGTACGCAACGCCGGCGGCACCTGGGTCGACGAGGAGTCGTTCACCTGCCCGGCCAACGACTGGACCCTTGTCACCAGCCGTGACCCCGACGACCTCGACGCCTTCGTCGAGGCCGCCGCCGCCGCGTTCGCGCAGTAG
- the malQ gene encoding 4-alpha-glucanotransferase: MTDQRQIVQQDWVDADDQPQHSPDETVARVLSVMGEPPADLETTAPVVTRRGRRTGLVGEVRLEDGGTARLDDLVPDDLPFGYHVLVTDAGVERRLVVSPGRCWVPPEQRWGWAVQLYAARSTHSAGVGDLADLRTLREWTESLGGGFLVVNPLHAVAPVLPLETSPYLPATRRFRNPVYLHVDEPPAVPVVGIDRDAAWTHTLRVLRARFDERADDDLFDAWRAEQGRALEEFATWMVLAADHGADWHDWPEPLHDPRGDAVRRLADERADEVTFQAWLQWLLSEQLRAATGDLTVIQDLPIGVSGGGADAWAWQGVMADGITVGCPPDALNSVGQDWGSPPFVPWRLRAADYEPFVQSVRATIAGAGGLRIDHVMGLFRLWWIPDGGGPQEGCYVRYPADDLLDIVCLESHRAQAVVVGEDLGTVEDGVAEALAERGILSYRVLWFEDDDPAAWLPGSLATVTTHDLPTVTGLWNGSDVDDQLESSDMAEDDVRAGREELLGRLRRDGLATGAGGQEAVAAAYAQLGRAPSLLLSFSLEDAVGEQRRPNVPGTTERDNWRVPLPVPVDELADHPGPTALLRAAGVTITPAGG, encoded by the coding sequence ATGACCGACCAGCGCCAGATCGTCCAGCAGGACTGGGTCGACGCCGACGACCAGCCCCAGCACTCCCCCGACGAGACCGTCGCGCGGGTGCTGTCCGTGATGGGCGAGCCGCCTGCCGACCTCGAGACCACCGCGCCGGTGGTGACCCGGCGCGGACGTCGTACGGGCCTGGTGGGCGAGGTCCGGCTCGAGGACGGCGGCACCGCGCGGCTCGACGACCTCGTGCCCGACGACCTGCCGTTCGGCTACCACGTGCTGGTCACCGACGCCGGCGTCGAGCGGCGCCTCGTGGTGTCGCCCGGCCGGTGCTGGGTGCCGCCCGAGCAGCGGTGGGGCTGGGCCGTGCAGCTGTACGCCGCCCGCTCGACGCACAGCGCCGGCGTCGGCGACCTCGCCGACCTGCGCACGCTGCGCGAGTGGACCGAGTCGCTCGGCGGGGGGTTCCTGGTCGTCAACCCGCTGCACGCCGTGGCGCCGGTGCTGCCCCTGGAGACGAGCCCCTACCTGCCGGCCACCCGGCGCTTCCGCAACCCCGTCTACCTCCACGTCGACGAGCCGCCCGCGGTCCCGGTGGTCGGCATCGACCGCGACGCGGCCTGGACCCACACGCTGCGGGTGCTACGCGCCCGGTTCGACGAGCGGGCCGACGACGACCTCTTCGACGCGTGGCGCGCCGAGCAGGGTCGAGCCCTCGAGGAGTTCGCGACCTGGATGGTGCTGGCCGCCGACCACGGCGCCGACTGGCACGACTGGCCCGAGCCGCTGCACGACCCGCGCGGTGACGCCGTACGACGCCTCGCCGACGAGCGGGCCGACGAGGTCACCTTCCAGGCCTGGCTGCAGTGGCTGCTGTCGGAGCAGCTGCGCGCGGCGACCGGCGACCTCACCGTGATCCAGGACCTGCCGATCGGTGTCTCCGGGGGCGGCGCCGACGCGTGGGCCTGGCAGGGCGTGATGGCCGACGGCATCACCGTCGGGTGCCCGCCCGACGCACTCAACTCGGTCGGCCAGGACTGGGGCTCGCCGCCGTTCGTGCCGTGGCGGCTGCGCGCCGCCGACTACGAGCCGTTCGTGCAGTCGGTGCGCGCCACCATCGCCGGCGCCGGCGGGCTGCGGATCGACCACGTGATGGGCCTGTTCCGCCTCTGGTGGATCCCGGACGGTGGCGGGCCGCAGGAGGGCTGCTACGTCCGCTACCCGGCCGACGACCTGCTCGACATCGTCTGCCTGGAGTCGCACCGCGCGCAGGCGGTCGTGGTCGGCGAGGACCTCGGCACCGTCGAGGACGGGGTCGCCGAGGCGCTCGCCGAGCGGGGCATCCTCAGCTATCGCGTGCTGTGGTTCGAGGACGACGACCCCGCCGCGTGGCTGCCGGGGTCGCTGGCCACCGTGACGACCCACGACCTGCCCACCGTCACCGGCCTGTGGAACGGCTCCGACGTCGACGACCAGCTCGAGTCGTCCGACATGGCCGAGGACGACGTCCGCGCGGGACGCGAGGAGCTGCTCGGCCGACTGCGCCGCGACGGTCTCGCGACCGGCGCCGGGGGGCAGGAGGCGGTCGCGGCGGCGTACGCCCAGCTGGGGCGGGCGCCGTCGCTGCTGCTCTCGTTCTCGCTGGAGGACGCCGTCGGCGAGCAGCGCCGGCCCAACGTGCCGGGCACCACCGAGCGCGACAACTGGCGGGTGCCGCTGCCGGTGCCGGTCGACGAGCTCGCCGACCACCCGGGCCCGACCGCCCTGCTCCGCGCCGCGGGGGTCACGATCACCCCCGCGGGTGGATAG
- a CDS encoding Rieske (2Fe-2S) protein, which yields MPSPHRIASRDLPPGAVRRAGPWAVGNRDGEVFAVSRRCRHQLADLSGGSIDADGCLVCPWHQSTYDVETGAMVRGPQGFLGLHRRIPGYDRAVRAYAQVLRLRVGRARHDGDDVVVD from the coding sequence ATGCCCTCTCCGCACCGCATCGCGTCGCGCGACCTTCCTCCCGGTGCCGTCCGCCGGGCCGGACCCTGGGCGGTGGGCAACCGCGACGGCGAGGTCTTCGCGGTCTCCCGGCGGTGCCGGCACCAGCTCGCGGACCTGTCCGGCGGCAGCATCGATGCCGACGGCTGCTTGGTGTGCCCGTGGCACCAGAGCACCTACGACGTCGAGACCGGCGCGATGGTCCGGGGGCCGCAGGGCTTCCTGGGCCTGCACCGTCGGATCCCGGGCTACGACCGGGCGGTCCGGGCCTACGCCCAGGTGCTGCGGCTGAGGGTCGGCCGGGCCCGCCACGACGGCGACGACGTCGTCGTCGACTGA
- a CDS encoding NAD-dependent epimerase/dehydratase family protein — MRIVITGASGNVGTALVRRLAGHHDLVGVVRRPPTDPEGSLAEVEWVAADLADDTAVAVLRRACAGADAVVHLAWGFQPSHRLDLMAETGVGGTDRVLTAVGAESVPHLVHMSSVGAYSPRQDSRPVTEEWPTAGVPSSPYSSHKAAAERLLDRFESDHAATVVTRLRPGIIGQRAAGSALLRYGLPALAPAALVRLLPLLPVDRTLEIPFVHADDVADAVARALEAGAPGAFNLAAEPVLTVEHIAAALGARHVHVPAPVVRAAVAGSWHARLQPLDPGWIDLAFSVPLLDCSRARSELGWEPTVDAVTVLDEVVAGMADRSSRPTPALRPRTLVDLARRFVTDGPVSSRRLP, encoded by the coding sequence ATGCGCATCGTCATCACCGGAGCCAGCGGCAACGTGGGCACCGCCCTGGTCCGCCGCCTCGCCGGCCACCACGACCTCGTGGGCGTCGTACGCCGTCCGCCGACCGACCCGGAGGGCTCGCTCGCCGAGGTGGAGTGGGTGGCGGCCGACCTGGCCGACGACACGGCCGTGGCCGTGCTGCGCCGGGCGTGCGCCGGCGCGGACGCCGTCGTCCACCTGGCGTGGGGGTTCCAGCCCTCCCACCGTCTCGACCTGATGGCCGAGACCGGCGTCGGCGGCACGGACCGCGTGCTGACCGCGGTGGGGGCCGAGTCCGTGCCGCACCTGGTCCACATGTCGTCGGTCGGTGCCTACTCGCCACGCCAGGACTCCCGTCCCGTGACCGAGGAGTGGCCCACCGCGGGCGTGCCGTCGTCGCCGTACAGCAGCCACAAGGCCGCCGCCGAGCGGCTGCTCGACCGGTTCGAGAGCGACCACGCCGCCACGGTCGTCACCCGCCTGCGTCCTGGCATCATCGGTCAGCGAGCGGCCGGCAGCGCCCTGCTGCGCTACGGGCTCCCGGCCCTGGCGCCGGCGGCGCTCGTGCGGCTGCTGCCGTTGCTGCCGGTCGACCGCACCCTCGAGATCCCGTTCGTGCACGCCGACGACGTCGCCGACGCGGTCGCGCGCGCCCTCGAGGCCGGAGCGCCCGGGGCGTTCAACCTCGCAGCCGAGCCCGTGCTGACCGTCGAGCACATCGCCGCGGCGCTGGGCGCGCGCCACGTGCACGTGCCGGCCCCGGTGGTGCGGGCCGCGGTGGCGGGCAGCTGGCACGCCCGCCTGCAGCCGCTCGACCCCGGCTGGATCGACCTCGCGTTCAGCGTCCCGCTGCTCGACTGCTCGCGCGCCCGCAGCGAGCTGGGCTGGGAGCCGACCGTCGACGCCGTCACGGTGCTCGACGAGGTGGTGGCGGGCATGGCCGACCGGTCGAGCCGTCCCACGCCGGCCCTGCGGCCGCGGACCCTCGTCGACCTGGCGCGCCGGTTCGTCACCGACGGTCCCGTCAGCTCGCGACGCCTCCCCTGA